In Panicum virgatum strain AP13 chromosome 4N, P.virgatum_v5, whole genome shotgun sequence, a single window of DNA contains:
- the LOC120669661 gene encoding NADP-dependent alkenal double bond reductase P2-like, whose translation MEVRNRYVATRHHIEGAPTEADFEVREETARWSPDSGEVLVRNLYLSIDPYQLNRMKRSSASHLAVDGILPGQRIAAYAAGEVVASASPEYAEGDVVAGVLGWEDYTLFRPSPAVLMSKVDASFPLSHNISVLGTSGRTAYGGLFEVCKPARGEKVFVSAASGSVGSLVGQFAKLAGCYVVGCAGTKAKVDLLKDKLGFDDAFNYKEEPDLKSALKRYFPDGIDIYFENVGGEMLEAALANMNTYGRVAVSGVISEYTGAGRRAVPDLLEVIYKRITIRGFFAWDFLPKFAEFNAAIGEWVRQGKVQVIEDVSDGLESVPSAFAALFSGQNVGKKLVKLA comes from the exons atgGAGGTGAGGAACAGGTACGTGGCTACCCGGCACCACATCGAGGGCGCCCCGACGGAGGCCGACTTCGAGGTGAGGGAGGAGACGGCGCGGTGGTCCCCGGACTCCGGCGAGGTGCTCGTTCGGAATCTCTACCTGTCCATCGACCCGTACCAGCTCAACCGCATGAAGCGGAGCAGCGCATCGCACCTCGCCGTCGACGGCATCCTGCCCGGCCAG AGGATCGCGGCGTATGCCGCCGGTGAGGTGGTGGCGTCGGCGAGCCCGGAGTACGCGGAGGGCGACGTGGTGGCGGGCGTGCTCGGTTGGGAGGACTACACGCTGTTCCGGCCGTCCCCCGCCGTGCTCATGTCCAAGGTGGACGCCAGCTTCCCGCTGTCCCACAACATCAGCGTGCTGGGCACCAGCGGCAGGACGGCCTACGGCGGCCTCTTCGAGGTCTGCAAGCCGGCCAGGGGGGAGAAGGTGTTCGTGTCCGCGGCGTCGGGCTCCGTCGGCAGCCTCGTCGGCCAGTTCGCCAAGCTCGCCGGCTGCTACGTCGTCGGCTGCGCCGGGACCAAAGCCAAG GTCGACCTGCTCAAAGACAAGCTGGGATTCGACGACGCGTTCAACTATAAAGAGGAGCCCGACCTGAAGTCAGCTCTCAAGAG GTACTTCCCCGACGGCATCGACATCTACTTCGAGAACGTCGGCGGCGAGAtgctggaggcggcgctggccaACATGAACACGTACGGCCGGGTCGCCGTCTCCGGCGTCATCTCCGAGTACAcgggcgccgggcggcgcgcggtgccGGACCTGCTGGAGGTGATCTACAAGCGCATCACCATCCGGGGCTTCTTCGCCTGGGACTTCCTGCCCAAGTTCGCCGAGTTCAACGCCGCCATCGGCGAGTGGGTCCGGCAGGGCAAGGTGCAGGTGATCGAGGACGTCTCCGACGGGCTGGAGAGCGTCCCCTCCGCGTTCGCCGCGCTCTTCAGCGGGCAGAACGTCGGCAAGAAGCTCGTCAAGCTGGCGTAG
- the LOC120669659 gene encoding beta-glucuronosyltransferase GlcAT14A-like, with amino-acid sequence MLEAKPPSPGSGAAAHIHGHRRWAAPLLASVLLSSLLISASLFFSSSRALLLSFSPLPTAASAEPLFVEAKLRQQMRAEERPPPPAVPRIAYLISGSAGDGAALRRTLRALYHPANTYVVHLDLEAPAAERAELAAAIRADPVYARFRNVRVVTRANLVTYRGPTMVANTLHAAAILLREGGDWDWFINLSASDYPLVTQDDLLHVLSELPRQLNFIEHTSDIGWKEYQRAKPVIIDPGLYSLQKSDVFWITEKRSVPTAFKLFTGSAWMMLTHQFIEYCIWGWDNLPRTVLMYYANFLSSPEGYFHTVICNVPEFRNTTVNHDLHFISWDNPPKQHPHYLTVDDFEGMLNSNAPFARKFGREDPVLDKIDQELLGRQPDGFVPGGWTYLLNTTEKGGPFTVERVQDLRPGPGVDRLKKLVTGLLTQEGFDDKHCL; translated from the exons ATGCTGGAGGcgaagccgccgtcgccgggctccggcgcggcggcgcacatcCACGGCCaccggcggtgggcggcgccgctgctcgCGTCGGTCCTGCTCTCCTCGCTCCTCATCTCCGCGTcgctcttcttctcctcctcccgcgcgcTGCTCCTCTCCTTCTCGCCGCTCCCCACCGCGGCCTCCGCCGAGCCGCTCTTCGTCGAGGCCAAGCTCCGCCAGCAGATGCGGGCCGAggagcgcccgccgccgcccgcggtgcCCAGGATCGCCTACCTCATCTCCGGCTCTGCGGGGGACGGCGCCGCGCTGCGCCGGACGCTCAGGGCGCTCTACCACCCGGCCAACACCTACGTCGTGCACCtcgacctcgaggcccccgccgccgagcgcgccgagctcgccgccgccatccgggCGGACCCCGTCTACGCCCGGTTCCGCAACGTCAGGGTCGTCACACGCGCCAACCTCGTCACCTACCGGGGCCCGACCATGGTCGCCAACACGCTGCACGCGGCGGCCATCCTGCTGCGCGAGGGAGGCGATTGGGACTGGTTCATCAACCTCTCCGCATCCGACTACCCGCTCGTCACCCAGGACG ATCTATTGCATGTGCTCTCTGAGTTGCCCAGGCAGCTTAACTTCATCGAGCATACCAGCGACATCGGATGGAAGGA GTACCAGAGGGCAAAACCAGTGATCATCGACCCTGGGCTATACAGCCTGCAGAAGTCTGATGTTTTCTGGATTACAGAGAAAAGGAGTGTCCCAACTGCATTCAAGCTTTTTACTG GTTCAGCATGGATGATGCTTACTCATCAGTTTATTGAATACTGCATATGGGGATGGGACAACCTACCAAGGACAGTCCTGATGTATTATGCCAACTTTCTTTCTTCACCAGAGGGTTACTTCCACACAGTTATCTGTAATGTCCCAGAGTTCCGCAACACCACAGTCAACCATGATCTACATTTCATTTCTTGGGACAACCCACCAAAGCAACATCCTCATTATCTCACAGTCGATGACTTTGAAGGTATGCTTAACAGTAATGCTCCCTTTGCAAGAAAGTTCGGAAGAGAAGATCCAGTGCTAGACAAGATTGACCAGGAACTATTGGGCCGCCAACCTGATGGATTTGTGCCTGGTGGATGGACATATCTGTTGAATACAACTGAGAAAGGAGGACCCTTCACTGTTGAACGTGTGCAAGATCTCCGCCCAGGGCCTGGAGTGGACAGATTAAAGAAACTTGTCACAGGCTTGCTCACCCAAGAAGGTTTTGATGACAAGCATTGCTTGTGA